A part of Solenopsis invicta isolate M01_SB chromosome 2, UNIL_Sinv_3.0, whole genome shotgun sequence genomic DNA contains:
- the LOC105198997 gene encoding sialin encodes MMEIRVRYLFAIMLCIANMIIYGLKVNIATAIIGMVKKKPGVIDWSDECPEFDVPGNTATDINGPFDWTPSQQGLVISIYFAGYLVGMFPSGYLADRFDTKLVLLVCVLVNGILTLLVPIAASEITVLYIVRFFTGLVSSANLPIVNVLLGTWVVYEEKSTWVGIIYAGTSLGTVISILTSGLILNYVGWEAIFYIHGSLPLIWCVIFYIFFAGSPEKQKYISEQERSFIVSSYGHRTPGSSKMKIPWKNIFTSTPFLALVVTNTLGNFCWYFLLTQLPLYMNKILRYDIRSNAAIVCTPYLVNAFTNPLIGRVLDWGRRKGYWSQTVARKIAVFISTVPPSVFLIVIAYVGCDRLTSTVLLTLSIVVCGAIFVGHLCNQNDLAPNYAGILMGITNTPGTISAFILPPIVGALVAEGHTMARWRIAFWITIVCQIFAFIVFAAFGSAKIQPWNYPEPEVENWDEDIQPQQQEQQQQETKT; translated from the exons agATACGCGTGAGATACTTGTTTGCTATAATGCTATGCATTGCAAACATGATTATTTACGGACTGAAAGTGAATATAGCAACGGCTATCATTGGTATGGTGAAGAAAAAGCCAGGTGTAATAGACTGGTCGGATGAGTGCCCGGAATTTGATGTTCCTGGAAATACCGCCACCGATATTAATGGTCCATTCGATTGGACGCCAAGCCAGCAGGGTTTGGTCATTAGTATATACTTTGCTGGATACCTTGTCGGTATGTTTCCATCGGGGTATTTGGCGGATCG GTTTGACACGAAACTCGTACTGTTAGTCTGCGTGCTGGTAAATGGAATCCTAACATTATTGGTGCCGATCGCGGCGAGCGAGATAACCGTGCTATACATTGTGAGATTTTTTACCGGACTTGTGAGCTCGGCCAATCTTCCTATAGTAAACGTTCTTCTCGGAACATGGGTCGTGTACGAGGAGAAAAGCACGTGGGTCGGTATCATATACGCTGGAACGTCGCTCGGCACTGTGATATCCATTCTTACCTCGGGATTGATATTAAATTACGTGGGCTGGGAGGCTATCTTTTACATCCATGGATCGCTACCGTTGATCTGGtgtgtgattttttatatatttttcgccGGTTCTCCGGAAAAACAAAAGTACATATCGGAGCAGGAAAGATCGTTCATCGTGAGCTCGTACGGCCATCGTACGCCCGGCTCTTCAAAGATGAAGATTCCATGGAAAAATATATTCACATCGACACCATTTTTGGCTCTGGTCGTTACGAACACCTTAGGCAACTTTTGTTGGTACTTTTTGCTCACTCAACTGCCGCTTTACATGAACAAGATATTGCGATACGATATCCGATCG AATGCTGCTATCGTTTGCACACCGTATCTCGTGAATGCCTTCACTAATCCGCTAATCGGAAGAGTTTTAGATTGGGGAAGAAGAAAGGGATATTGGTCGCAGACTGTTGCTCGTAAAATTGCTGTGTTCATAA gTACTGTACCACCTAGTGTTTTCCTTATTGTAATCGCGTACGTTGGTTGCGATCGTTTGACATCAACCGTGCTACTAACTCTTAGTATAGTAGTTTGCGGTGCTATATTCGTTGGTCATCTTTGTAATCAGAATGACCTGGCCCCGAATTACGCAGGAATCCTCATGGGTATTACAAATACTCCGGGCACCATTTCCGCCTTTATTCTGCCACCGATAGTCGGTGCTCTCGTAGCAGAGGGA CATACCATGGCGCGTTGGAGGATCGCATTCTGGATTACCATCGTCTGCCAGATTTTCGCTTTCATAGTATTTGCGGCCTTCGGCTCAGCCAAAATTCAACCGTGGAATTATCCGGAACCGGAGGTTGAAAACTGGGACGAAGATATACAACCGCAACAACAAGAACAGCAGCAACAAGAAACGAAGACTTGA